A region of Zeugodacus cucurbitae isolate PBARC_wt_2022May chromosome 5, idZeuCucr1.2, whole genome shotgun sequence DNA encodes the following proteins:
- the LOC105209010 gene encoding 60S acidic ribosomal protein P1, producing the protein MSTKAELACVYAALVLVDDDIAVTGEKISTILKAANVDVEPYWPGLFAKALEGINVKDLITNIGSGVGAAAPAGGAAPAGGDAAPAEAKKEEKKKEEEPEESDDDMGFGLFD; encoded by the exons ATGTCTACAAAAGCTGAACTTGCTTGCGTCTACGCTGCTCTCGTTTTGGTTGATGATGATATCGCTGTCACC gGCGAGAAAATCTCGACCATCCTGAAGGCTGCCAATGTTGATGTTGAACCTTACTGGCCCGGTTTGTTCGCCAAGGCTTTGGAAGGTATCAATGTTAAGGACTTGATCACCAACATTGGATCCGGTGTCGGTGCTGCTGCCCCAGCTGGTGGTGCTGCCCCTGCTGGTGGAGATGCTGCTCCAGCTGAGGCCAAGAAGGAAGAGAAGAAGAAGGAGGAAGAACCAGAGGAATCCGACGATGACATGGGCTTCGGTCTCTTCGATTAA
- the LOC105209011 gene encoding probable isoaspartyl peptidase/L-asparaginase GA20639, translating into MRASLFFHILIWCFSVAICTEPIVLVHGGAGAIKDAQLPVALHGVKTAARVGFETLNCGGSVLDAAQQAVRSMEMNPQFNAGYGAVLTWEGKVEMDAAIMNGGDLNAGCVSVVRDIYHPIDLARRVMDKTRHKFLSGEGAMLFAEEENFEILPEGALVTNKSQQALEDYKNSLNATTKKLCNTDLNVDCPYELQSAISYSVLKNFLKEYGSQGTVGAVAIDELGNLAAATSTGGITGKMPGRVGDSPILGAGTYADNEVAAISATGHGETIMRYNVASRILALIKYENMSAAEASAKVLKDMTQRFEQTAGVISIDKDGNVGINFTSQRMTWAYQRGEELHYGADKNEDNVDIVGEPRISALDLCG; encoded by the exons atgcGT GCTAGTCTGTTTTTCCACATACTAATATGGTGCTTTTCTGTGGCa ATATGCACGGAACCCATCGTACTTGTACACGGCGGTGCGGGTGCTATCAAGGATGCACAATTGCCTGTGGCCTTACATGGCGTGAAAACGGCAGCTCGCGTCGGTTTTGAGACACTCAATTGTGGTGGCAGTGTGTTGGATGCCGCGCAGCAGGCGGTGCGTTCAATGGAAATGAATCCACAATTCAATGCCGGCTATGGTGCTGTGCTCACTTGGGAAGGCAAAGTCGAAATGGATGCGGCCATCATGAATGGTGGAGATTTGAATGCCGGTTGTGTTTCGGTAGTGCGCGATATTTATCATCCTATCGATTTGGCGCGTCGTGTTATGGATAAGACACGCCACAAGTTTCTTTCGGGCGAAGGTGCAATGCTTTTCGCTGAGGAGGAGAACTTCGAAATACTACCCGAAGGCGCTTTGGTCACAAACAAATCACAGCAAGCACTTGAAGACTATAAGAACAGTTTGAATGCCACAACAAAGAAGTTGTGCAATACCGATTTGAATGTCGATTGCCCGTATGAACTGCAAAGCGCTATATCATATTCGGTGCTCAAGAATTTCCTCAAAGAATACGGTTCACAAGGCACAGTCGGTGCTGTGGCCATCGATGAATTGGGAAATTTGGCTGCTGCAACTTCAACGGGTGGCATAACCGGTAAGATGCCTGGACGTGTTGGTGATTCACCCATATTGGGTGCAGGCACATATGCTGATAACGAAGTGGCCGCTATATCGGCTACTGGTCATGGTGAGACTATTATGCGTTACAATGTCGCCTCGCGCATTTTGGCGctcattaaatatgaaaatatgagcgCTGCCGAAGCGTCTGCGAAGGTCTTGAAGGACATGACGCAGCGTTTTGAGCAGACCGCCGGCGTCATAAGCATCGATAAGGATGGTAATGTGGGCATCAATTTTACATCACAACGCATGACTTGGGCCTATCAACGTGGCGAGGAGCTACATTATGGTGCTGATAAGAATGAAGACAATGTCGATATAGTTGGCGAACCAAGGATAAGCGCGCTGGATTTGTGTGGTTGA
- the LOC105209014 gene encoding mitochondrial import inner membrane translocase subunit Tim9: MVEAGQNVAIDNLDKDQMKTFSDFLMSYNKLSEMCFTDCVRDFTSRVVKDNEERCALNCMEKYLKMNQRVSQRFQEFQMIANENAIAMAQKSGKL; encoded by the exons atggtGGAAGCGGGTCAAAATGTTGCGATCGATAACTTGGATAAGGACCAAATGAAAACA tTCTCAGATTTTCTGATGTCCTACAATAAATTATCGGAAATGTGTTTCACAGATTGCGTGCGTGATTTTACTTCGCGTGTGGTCAAAGACAATGAG GAACGCTGTGCACTCAATTGTATGGAGAAGTACCTGAAGATGAATCAACGTGTTTCGCAGCGTTTTCAAGAGTTCCAAATGATTGCCAATGAAAATGCCATAGCGATGGCACAGAAGTCTGGAAAACTGTAA
- the LOC105209009 gene encoding protein yippee → MGRVFLEHIGGSKLFNCAQCLTNLTNRSQLISTRFTGATGRAYLFKRVVNLTFSNVQERVMLTGRHMVRDVMCKSCDAKLGWMYEYATEDAQKYKEGRVILEYALISETDGFQGESGSIH, encoded by the exons ATGGGCCGTGTTTTCCTCGAGCATATTGGCGGCTCGAAACTGTTCAATTGCGCACAGTGCCTGACAAATCTTACCAATCGCAGCCAATTGATAAGTACACGATTTACAGGTGCAACGG GTCGTGCGTATCTTTTCAAGCGAGTTGTTAATCTGACCTTTAGTAATGTCCAAGAGCGTGTAATGCTTACGGGTCGCCATATGGTGCGCGATGTAATGTGTAAGAGCTGCGATGCCAAATTAGGCTGGATGTATGAATACGCCACTGAAGATGCACAAAA ATACAAGGAAGGACGTGTGATTCTGGAGTATGCATTAATAAGCGAGACAGACGGTTTTCAGGGTGAAAGTGGTTCTATACATTAA
- the LOC105209012 gene encoding palmitoyltransferase ZDHHC8 isoform X2, producing MPKCDMKTRYIPATFAWILLLSTTFLFFFYPCQYYLKSHPWVPAYQGVITFFVLANFSLATFMDPGVIPKASPDEDREEEFRAPLYKNAEINGITVKMKWCVTCKFYRPPRCSHCSVCNHCIETFDHHCPWVNNCIGRRNYRFFFFFLVSLSIHMLSIFSICLFYILKITPNIRDTSPIVAMVLMAIVIILAIPIFGLTGFHMVLVSRGRTTNEQVTGKFKGGYNPFSRGCWHNCCYTQCGPQYPSLLKPEKYAARRSHKDGQGISVITTERRTNQQGSSMRGNNTPGNVPRSPRETLKNYYDRDNRHTQVKTYTDQGNGYNQRSGSTTLYSKLSPGRECSDTDMEPQASQSQDCEPTPPLQRHNSTNFYLPQVEAGVSNLNNGGIATGAGMLPNNGASGGGGGGGGDSPRHMRMYHPRHSPLARQRGLEPQRGYNPADPLSPDHPAHPGNQCVQQQQQRSGTTATPTMQQRIKPLGVATPLVMASPVRRWT from the exons CTGCCAATACTATTTGAAAAGCCATCCATGGGTACCGGCATATCAGGGTGTCATTACATTTTTCGTTTTGGCCAATTTCTCATTAGCGACATTCATGGACCCCGGTGTCATACCAAAAG CATCGCCAGATGAGGACCGTGAGGAGGAATTTCGTGCACCGCTTTATAAAAATGCCGAAATCAATGGCATCACCGTCAAGATGAAATGGTGTGTGACTTGTAAATTCTATCGTCCGCCACGTTGTTCACATTGTTCCGTATGCAATCATTGCATAGAG ACATTCGATCATCATTGCCCATGGGTGAACAATTGCATTGGACGTCGCAAttatcgtttcttcttcttctttttggttTCACTGTCCATACACATGCTGAGCATATTCTCAatatgcttattttatatattgaagaTAACGCCAAACATCAGGGACACATCGCCCATAGTAGC TATGGTGTTGATGGCTATAGTTATAATCCTAGCGATTCCGATATTCGGTCTTACCGGCTTTCATATGGTGCTCGTATCACGTGGGCGCACAACAAACGAACAGGTCACCGGCAAATTCAAAGGTGGTTACAATCCATTCTCACGTGGCTGCTGGCATAATTGCTGCTACACACAGTGTGGACCACAATATCCAAG TCTTCTTAAGCCAGAAAAGTATGCCGCACGTCGCTCACACAAGGATGGTCAGGGTATTAGTGTTATCACCACCGAACGGCGCACGAATCAACAGGGCAGCAGCATGCGGGGCAACAACACACCCGGCAATGTGCCGCGTTCACCACGCGAAACGCTGAAAAACTATTACGATAGGGACAATCGACACACTCAGGTAAAGACTTATACGGACCAGGGCAATGGTTATAATCAACGGTCGGGCAGCACAACGCTTTATAGTAAG CTGTCGCCCGGACGTGAGTGTTCCGACACCGATATGGAGCCGCAAGCATCACAGAGCCAAGATTGTGAGCCCACACCGCCACTGCAACGACACAATTCGACAAATTTCTACCTGCCCCAAGTGGAGGCAGGCGTAAGCAATTTAAATAACGGCGGCATAGCGACCGGTGCGGGCATGTTGCCCAACAACGGCGCcagcggcggtggtggtggtggcggtggagATTCACCACGCCACATGCGCATGTATCATCCGCGACACAGTCCATTAGCGCGTCAGCG cgGCTTGGAGCCACAACGCGGCTATAATCCCGCCGATCCATTGTCGCCCGATCATCCCGCTCATCCGGGCAATCAGTGTgtacagcagcaacagcaacgcagtgggacaactgccacgcccacaatgcAGCAACGAATAAAACCGTTGGGAGTGGCGACACCGCTTGTGATGGCAAGTCCAGTTAGAAG ATGGACATAG
- the LOC105209012 gene encoding palmitoyltransferase ZDHHC8 isoform X1: MPKCDMKTRYIPATFAWILLLSTTFLFFFYPCQYYLKSHPWVPAYQGVITFFVLANFSLATFMDPGVIPKASPDEDREEEFRAPLYKNAEINGITVKMKWCVTCKFYRPPRCSHCSVCNHCIETFDHHCPWVNNCIGRRNYRFFFFFLVSLSIHMLSIFSICLFYILKITPNIRDTSPIVAMVLMAIVIILAIPIFGLTGFHMVLVSRGRTTNEQVTGKFKGGYNPFSRGCWHNCCYTQCGPQYPSLLKPEKYAARRSHKDGQGISVITTERRTNQQGSSMRGNNTPGNVPRSPRETLKNYYDRDNRHTQVKTYTDQGNGYNQRSGSTTLYSKLSPGRECSDTDMEPQASQSQDCEPTPPLQRHNSTNFYLPQVEAGVSNLNNGGIATGAGMLPNNGASGGGGGGGGDSPRHMRMYHPRHSPLARQRGLEPQRGYNPADPLSPDHPAHPGNQCVQQQQQRSGTTATPTMQQRIKPLGVATPLVMASPVRRSNPGTPTQPRRPDFIGLNTQQQQQQQQPPQTYYEYTTGLPPQHPQPPTIQQQQQMLLQQQQRAMMQQHQQQQQQQQQQQQQVPLTHHQQQVLASQTYGGSPQRRFLSEGELVRQGANELSYARSNNTVDNIRELAGSPQRGVYMWKDTSPGFSSSSGSATGAGMPPSSMGIGSSAGGTMGNSIHHAQYITVGGGSGQSHPLIMTHSRMHQPGEYVPASQQQQQQQQQQQYRSNPTSPTTMPATSSSTNAPTYMMRYGVGNAVASQPNNYVHTSQALTNSTVGGGYQPQLRGGVAVFPPNPSGPGGIGVGVGGGAGIVTQLQTQPSPQVKRKQTPTRPMSFVRALEMTDSMEMQTLEQQQQQQQQGRGNIPPSAVGGPGAQHLVGGARTTTPTPERASVYDMNYEISV; the protein is encoded by the exons CTGCCAATACTATTTGAAAAGCCATCCATGGGTACCGGCATATCAGGGTGTCATTACATTTTTCGTTTTGGCCAATTTCTCATTAGCGACATTCATGGACCCCGGTGTCATACCAAAAG CATCGCCAGATGAGGACCGTGAGGAGGAATTTCGTGCACCGCTTTATAAAAATGCCGAAATCAATGGCATCACCGTCAAGATGAAATGGTGTGTGACTTGTAAATTCTATCGTCCGCCACGTTGTTCACATTGTTCCGTATGCAATCATTGCATAGAG ACATTCGATCATCATTGCCCATGGGTGAACAATTGCATTGGACGTCGCAAttatcgtttcttcttcttctttttggttTCACTGTCCATACACATGCTGAGCATATTCTCAatatgcttattttatatattgaagaTAACGCCAAACATCAGGGACACATCGCCCATAGTAGC TATGGTGTTGATGGCTATAGTTATAATCCTAGCGATTCCGATATTCGGTCTTACCGGCTTTCATATGGTGCTCGTATCACGTGGGCGCACAACAAACGAACAGGTCACCGGCAAATTCAAAGGTGGTTACAATCCATTCTCACGTGGCTGCTGGCATAATTGCTGCTACACACAGTGTGGACCACAATATCCAAG TCTTCTTAAGCCAGAAAAGTATGCCGCACGTCGCTCACACAAGGATGGTCAGGGTATTAGTGTTATCACCACCGAACGGCGCACGAATCAACAGGGCAGCAGCATGCGGGGCAACAACACACCCGGCAATGTGCCGCGTTCACCACGCGAAACGCTGAAAAACTATTACGATAGGGACAATCGACACACTCAGGTAAAGACTTATACGGACCAGGGCAATGGTTATAATCAACGGTCGGGCAGCACAACGCTTTATAGTAAG CTGTCGCCCGGACGTGAGTGTTCCGACACCGATATGGAGCCGCAAGCATCACAGAGCCAAGATTGTGAGCCCACACCGCCACTGCAACGACACAATTCGACAAATTTCTACCTGCCCCAAGTGGAGGCAGGCGTAAGCAATTTAAATAACGGCGGCATAGCGACCGGTGCGGGCATGTTGCCCAACAACGGCGCcagcggcggtggtggtggtggcggtggagATTCACCACGCCACATGCGCATGTATCATCCGCGACACAGTCCATTAGCGCGTCAGCG cgGCTTGGAGCCACAACGCGGCTATAATCCCGCCGATCCATTGTCGCCCGATCATCCCGCTCATCCGGGCAATCAGTGTgtacagcagcaacagcaacgcagtgggacaactgccacgcccacaatgcAGCAACGAATAAAACCGTTGGGAGTGGCGACACCGCTTGTGATGGCAAGTCCAGTTAGAAG ATCCAATCCTGGCACGCCCACCCAACCAAGACGACCCGATTTCATTGGTCTAAatacgcagcagcagcaacaacaacagcagccgcCACAGACCTATTACGAGTATACGACCGGCTTACCGCCGCAACATCCACAACCGCCTACGattcaacagcagcaacagatgctgctgcaacaacaacaacgtgccATGATgcaacagcatcaacaacaacaacagcagcagcagcaacagcaacaacaag TTCCGCTAACCCACCACCAGCAACAGGTGTTGGCCTCGCAGACTTACGGCGGAAGCCCACAACGCCGCTTCCTCTCCGAAGGTGAACTGGTGCGCCAGGGCGCGAACGAGCTCTCGTATGCGCGCTCCAACAACACCGTGGACAATATACGCGAATTGGCCGGCAGTCCACAGCGCGGCGTCTACATGTGGAAGGATACATCGCCCGGTTTCAGCAGCAGTAGCGGCAGCGCCACAGGCGCCGGCATGCCACCCTCATCCATGGGCATCGGCAGCAGCGCTGGCGGCACAATGGGCAATAGCATACATCACGCACAGTACATCACAGTGGGCGGCGGCAGCGGGCAGTCACATCCTTTGATAATGACGCATTCGCGCATGCATCAGCCGGGTGAATATGTGCCAGCttcacagcaacagcaacaacaacagcagcaacagcaatatcGCTCCAACCCAACCAGCCCTACAACCATGCCGGCCACATCGTCATCAACCAACGCGCCAACTTATATGATGCGTTACGGTGTCGGTAATGCCGTGGCCTCGCAGCCGAACAATTACGTGCATACATCACAGGCGTTAACGAATTCGACCGTCGGTGGCGGTTATCAGCCGCAATTGCGCGGTGGCGTCGCCGTCTTTCCACCCAACCCGAGTGGGCCGGGGGGTATTGGCGTCGGTGTTGGTGGTGGCGCCGGCATCGTCACCCAACTGCAGACACAGCCATCGCCGCAAGTGAAGCGGAAACAAACACCGACACGTCCCATGTCATTTGTGCGCGCCCTGGAAATGACCGATTCGATGGAAATGCAAACGCtcgagcagcaacaacaacagcagcaacagggACGTGGCAATATACCACCCTCAGCCGTTGGCGGACCGGGTGCGCAGCATTTGGTGGGCGGCGCACGCACCACCACGCCCACACCGGAACGCGCGAGCGTCTACGATATGAATTACGAGATTTCCGTATAA